TGCCTGGCACCTGCTGGGGTCGGTGGTCCTGGTCGGCGGAGGACACACCCGCTGACCACGGTCATCTGCGGTTGTGCAGCGTGCACAACAAGGCAACGGATATTCGTCCTGCCGGACCGTGTTGCCGTCGGTGACCTCGGGCCTACGTTCACCTCCCCGACATCAACCGAGCCGCAGCGCTCGACGCGGAGCCGACATGAGCCTGGACTACCTCCCTTGGCGTTGCCCTGCCGACCGCCGAGCAGCCGTCGCCGTGCGTGATGACCGCACGGAGCTGACCTATCGGCAGCTCGACGACTGGACCCGAGCGGTAGCGGGACAGCTGGCCGGGTCGGGCCTGGGGCGGGGTGACGTGGTGGCCATCGTGCTGCCCAACCGCGTCGAGCTCCTGGTGGTGATGCTGGCGGCCTGGCGCCTCGGCGCCGTAGCCACACCCGTCAACCCGGTGTTCACCGAGCACGAGGCCAGGTACCAGATCGAGGACGCCGACGCGCTGATCGTGGTCAACGAAGGCCTGGACGAGAGCCCTCGTGGAGGTCGCATGGCCACCGGCGTCGACGACCTCGCGCGCCCGTCCGGCGACCGGCCACCCGTCGGGCCGGAACCCGCCGACCTCGACGGCAGCGACCTGGCCCTCCTCATCTACACGAGCGGGTCCACCGGGCGGCCCAAGGGCGTGATGCTGGACCACGACAACGCTGAGGCGATGACCAGCCAGATGGTCCGTCACTTCGGCCTGACATCGGAGGACCACTGCATGCTGGTCCTTCCGCTGTTCCACGTGAACGCCATCATGGTCAGCGTGCTGTCGGTCTGGCGTGCCGGCGGGCAGGTGTCCGTCGTCGGCCAGTTCTCCGCCAGCCGGTTCTTCGATGACGTCGAGCGGTTGCGGCCCACCTACTTCTCCGCCGTGCCGACGATCTACGCGATGCTGGTGGCCCTGCCCGAGGAGGTGAAGCCGGACACCTCGTCGCTGCGCTTCGTCGTCTGCGGTGCTGCACCGGTGTCCGAGGAGCTGCTGGTCGCCAGCAACGAGCGCTACGGCTTCGAGATGGTCGAGGGGTACGGGCTGACCGAAGGCACCTGTGCCTCCGCCTGCAACCCCGTCGACGGCGTCCGCAAGCTGGGGACCGTCGGGCCCGCCCTTCCCGGTCAGCAGATCCGTGTCGTCGACGAGGACGGGCACCCCGTCCCCAACGGCCAGCGCGGCGAGGTCCTGATCGCCGGCCCGACCGTCA
The nucleotide sequence above comes from Euzebya pacifica. Encoded proteins:
- a CDS encoding class I adenylate-forming enzyme family protein — its product is MSLDYLPWRCPADRRAAVAVRDDRTELTYRQLDDWTRAVAGQLAGSGLGRGDVVAIVLPNRVELLVVMLAAWRLGAVATPVNPVFTEHEARYQIEDADALIVVNEGLDESPRGGRMATGVDDLARPSGDRPPVGPEPADLDGSDLALLIYTSGSTGRPKGVMLDHDNAEAMTSQMVRHFGLTSEDHCMLVLPLFHVNAIMVSVLSVWRAGGQVSVVGQFSASRFFDDVERLRPTYFSAVPTIYAMLVALPEEVKPDTSSLRFVVCGAAPVSEELLVASNERYGFEMVEGYGLTEGTCASACNPVDGVRKLGTVGPALPGQQIRVVDEDGHPVPNGQRGEVLIAGPTVMRGYLGRPEATAETIVDGWLRTGDVGVLDDDGYLRIVDRVKDMIIRGGENLYPKEIESVLTTVDGVLEAAVVGQHDPLFGEVPVAFVSRYPGSDVDEETLLDHCRLHLTRVKVPVAINLVEELPRNPVGKIDKPGLRRSLQPQPT